In Triticum aestivum cultivar Chinese Spring chromosome 5B, IWGSC CS RefSeq v2.1, whole genome shotgun sequence, the following proteins share a genomic window:
- the LOC123116262 gene encoding uncharacterized protein has translation MTSQSWVADKAATMLKKDPTIGAVKILKELQEEHHVTLDYNTVWKGKQKAATSLYGSWEESFRMLYNYKAEIELRSPGSIVEIDTTTSEGEVHFSKLFIAFKPCIDGFLNGCRPYISIDSTHLNGKWKGQLAVVTALDGHNWMFPVAYGFIESENGENWAWFMNQVKKAIGDPPVLAVCTDACKGLENAVKKVFPQAEQRECFRHMWHNFQKYFHGDVFGQLWPAARAYRAEEYQHHMTKVFEASEKAYPYLRDYHNLLWMRCMFNPDIKCDYINNNLAECFNSWVREIKDLPIVQLADKIREMIMDLFRKRRMIGEKLVGKILPFVIHQLNAKTRGLGHLKAKASADWSGEVKNDNKGDERHVVKTLTHECTCLQWQHTGKPCDHALAFINVLQARNFVNMEDYVHEYYSVSRFRAAYEGVIEPLTDKNQWPHVDTGFVLRPPIPKGKKKGAGRTRKQRMKSWWEGGSRKGSLNKCNKCGDVGHREAGCPQNGTKKRKSMGKKNPSPWFDVSVSNVIPSTPTKSKNVATCSSPGAVTRSQAASQASPGAVTRSQATSEAATPPPKSPAKGKKKKMTPKRKKLSDL, from the exons ATGACAAGTCAATCTTGGGTGGCTGACAAGGCAGCAACTATGCTTAAGAAAGATCCAACCATTGGTGCTGTGAAGATACTTAAAGAGTTACAGGAAGAGCATCATGTCACACTTGACTATAACACAGTGTGGAAAGGCAAACAAAAGGCAGCAACCAGCTTGTATGGGAGTTGGGAAGAAAGTTTCAGGATGTTGTACAACTACAAGGCCGAGATAGAATTGAGGTCTCCAGGGAGTATTGTAGAGATTGATACAACCACAAGTGAAGGTGAAGTACATTTCAGCAAGCTATTTATTGCTTTCAAGCCATGCATAGATGGGTTTCTGAATGGATGTAGGCCATATATCAGCATAGACTCAACTCACTTAAATGGCAAGTGGAAAGGTCAGCTAGCTGTAGTCACTGCTTTGGACGGTCACAATTGGATGTTCCCGGTGGCGTATGGCTTTATTGAGTCTGAAAATGGAGAAAATTGGGCTTGGTTCATGAATCAAGTGAAGAAGGCAATAGGGGACCCTCCAGTACTGGCTGTTTGTACGGATGCTTGCAAGGGTCTTGAAAATGCTGTTAAAAAGGTTTTCCCTCAAGCTGAGCAGCGTGAGTGCTTTAGGCATATGTGGCATAATTTTCAGAAATATTTTCATGGTGATGTGTTTGGACAGTTGTGGCCTGCTGCTAGGGCATATAGGGCGGAAGAATATCAACATCACATGACAAAGGTGTTTGAGGCATCTGAGAAAGCGTATCCTTACCTTAGGGATTACCATAATCTGTTATGGATGAGGTGCATGTTCAATCCTGACATCAAGTGTGACTACATAAATAACAATCTTGCTGAGTGCTTTAATTCTTGGGTGCGAGAAATCAAGGACTTGCCGATTGTTCAGCTAGCTGATAAGATTAGAGAGATGATTATGGACCTATTTAGAAAGAGGAGAATGATTGGAGAGAAATTGGTAGGGAAAATACTGCCATTTGTCATACACCAATTAAATGCAAAGACTCGAGGACTAGGACATCTCAAGGCTAAAGCATCAGCTGATTGGAGTGGAGAAGTGAAAAATGATAACAAAGGGGATGAAAGACATGTCGTCAAAACACTCACACATGAGTGTACATGTCTGCAATGGCAGCACACAGGCAAGCCTTGTGACCATGCACTAGCCTTCATAAATGTTTTGCAAGCTCGCAACTTTGTGAACATGGAGGATTATGTGCACGAGTACTACTCAGTTAGCAGATTCAGGGCAGCATATGAAGGTGTAATTGAGCCCCTTACGGACAAGAATCAGTGGCCACATGTTGATACAGGCTTTGTGTTGCGTCCACCAATTCCAAAAGGCAAGAAAAAAGGTGCTGGAAGAACAAGAAAACAGAGGATGAAGAGTTGGTGGGAAGGTGGATCAAGGAAGGGATCATTGAACAAATGCAACAAATGCGGGGACGTAGGACATAGAGAAGCCGGCTGTCCTCAAAATGGAACAAAGAAACG GAAAAGTATGGGGAAAAAGAATCCATCTCCATGGTTTGATGTCTCAGTTAGCAATGTGATTCCATCTACACCAACCAAGAGCAAGAATGTCGCCACTTGTAGCAGTCCTGGAGCTGTGACAAGAAGCCAAGCGGCATCTCAAGCTAGTCCTGGAGCTGTCACAAGGAGCCAAGCAACATCTGAAGCTGCTACTCCACCACCAAAGTCTCcagcaaaaggaaagaagaagaaaatgactcCAAAGAGGAAGAAATTAAGCGATCTGTGA
- the LOC123112164 gene encoding STOREKEEPER protein, translated as MAPKRSAATAWGSPSDASDAEGDAGHRHRDRDDPPSDTDPSKTPPPNPNPKSSAAAPSSTPSVAADSAAAGSDSGGTYDSDAEAHRRPAPKPAASSPKPGGKPRARSPGINSDSYNSEDSDAEADRRLAPKAAASSPKPGGKPRARSPGINSDSEDSAAPAASDADLDPAAGADSEDDNVSPLRSARRPRAEASIIKPISSRPMDSPPRGSASASEPRVKRPRSAAISAPSPDPLKRPSRLWSHGDELLILRGLATYRAKSGVLPGSTNDIGKLHSHIRAQLSVRVSTTQLSDKVRRLKQKYQLLATRAKNGREQELHTPHDRSIYEHAKKVWGLVGSGGGDGGGSGYENYGGGDSDELQYSGDSDDDMESQRDDRYHIKNRKVRPITAANGNGIGLGAVNANGRGKSGLEKGKDAYPYLWETVEELSKEHPSGAAFKKAFEVLEGSKVRAIEEKLRRFRLMEIRQQLRRMDLMKETVRMVLDALESAD; from the coding sequence atGGCACCCAAGCGCTCCGCCGCCACGGCGTGGGGGTCCCCGTCCGACGCCTCCGACGCGGAGGGCGACgcgggccaccgccaccgcgacCGCGACGACCCCCCCTCCGACACCGACCCCTCCAAGACCCCGCCGCCCAACCCTAACCCTAagtcgtccgccgccgcgccctcctccaCCCCCTCCGTGGCGGccgactccgccgccgccggatccgacTCCGGGGGCACCTACGACTCCGACGCCGAGGCGCACCGCCGCCCCGCCCCCAAGCCCGCCGCCTCGTCGCCCAAGCCCGGCGGCAAGCCCAGGGCGCGCTCCCCCGGCATCAACTCCGACTCCTACAACTCCGAGGACTCTGACGCCGAGGCCGACCGCCGCCTCGCCCCCAaggccgccgcctcgtcgcccaaGCCCGGCGGCAAGCCCAGGGCGCGCTCCCCCGGCATCAACTCCGACTCCGAGGACTCCGCCGCGCCCGCGGCCTCCGACGCCGACCTCGACCCGGCCGCCGGCGCCGACTCTGAAGACGACAACGTCTCGCCGCTCCGCTCCGCGCGCCGCCCCCGCGCCGAGGCCTCCATCATCAAGCCCATCAGCTCCCGCCCCATGGACTCGCCGCCCCGCGGCAGCGCCTCTGCCTCCGAGCCGCGCGTCAAGCGCCCCCGCAGCGCCGCCATATCAGCTCCCTCTCCGGACCCGCTGAAGCGCCCGTCGCGGCTCTGGAGCCATGGCGACGAGCTTCTCATCCTGCGCGGCCTCGCCACATACCGCGCCAAGAGCGGCGTGCTCCCTGGTTCCACCAATGACATCGGTAAGCTCCACAGCCACATCCGTGCCCAGCTCAGTGTTAGGGTATCCACCACGCAGCTCAGTGATAAGGTCCGGCGCCTCAAGCAGAAGTACCAGTTGCTTGCCACCCGTGCCAAGAATGGACGGGAGCAGGAATTGCACACTCCGCATGACCGCAGCATCTATGAGCATGCCAAGAAGGTTTGGGGGTTGGTTGGTagtggtggtggtgatggaggaggcaGTGGGTATGAGAATTATGGTGGTGGTGATAGTGATGAATTGCAATACAGTGGAGATAGTGATGATGATATGGAGAGTCAGAGGGATGACCGTTACCACATCAAGAACCGGAAGGTGAGGCCGATTACAGCGGCAAATGGCAATGGAATTGGACTTGGGGCTGTCAATGCCAATGGCAGAGGGAAAAGCGGGCTTGAGAAGGGAAAGGATGCATATCCCTACCTGTGGGAGACTGTCGAGGAGCTGTCCAAGGAGCATCCGAGTGGTGCGGCATTCAAGAAGGCATTTGAGGTGCTCGAAGGATCAAAAGTGCGAGCCATTGAGGAAAAGCTGAGGAGGTTTAGGTTGATGGAGATCAGACAGCAGCTGCGTAGGATGGACCTGATGAAGGAGACGGTGAGGATGGTGCTCGATGCCCTTGAGAGTGCTGACTGA
- the LOC123116261 gene encoding uncharacterized protein, which produces MTKNSRSMKYSSAELRSTRYLRPFSHCSFKRVATQEPTLAATEKCAWKDAICPVCIECPHDAVLLLCSSHDKGCRPYVCGTSFLHSNCLDQLIESCRSPGSGDDPGSIVLTCPLCRGEVKGYTLVEPAREQLNRNRRSCMQDGCSYSGTYRELCRHARKKHPSAKPRAADPLQTYRWRRLMFRTTLQDMICATSSSMLQELLSAMLQWEELLSSGWRGGDDHLGAANDTAV; this is translated from the coding sequence ATGACGAAAAATTCAAGGAGCATGAAATATTCGTCTGCTGAGCTCAGATCAACGCGTTATTTAAGGCCCTTCAGCCATTGTAGTTTCAAGAGAGTTGCTACCCAGGAGCCAACATTAGCAGCAACGGAGAAATGTGCATGGAAAGACGCGATCTGTCCAGTCTGCATCGAATGCCCGCATGATGCTGTCCTTCTACTCTGTTCATCTCATGACAAAGGCTGCCGTCCATATGTATGTGGAACCAGCTTCCTCCACTCAAATTGTCTCGACCAACTTATAGAGTCATGCAGAAGCCCAGGAAGCGGCGATGATCCAGGCTCGATAGTGCTCACATGCCCTCTTTGCCGTGGTGAGGTTAAGGGATATACACTGGTTGAGCCTGCTCGGGAGCAGCTAAACAGAAACAGGAGGAGCTGCATGCAAGATGGCTGCTCATACAGTGGTACATACAGAGAACTCTGCAGGCATGCACGAAAGAAGCATCCTTCGGCAAAGCCTCGTGCTGCGGACCCTCTACAGACTTACAGATGGAGGCGACTCATGTTCAGAACCACGTTGCAAGACATGATCTGCGCAACGAGCTCGTCAATGCTCCAAGAGCTATTGTCTGCCATGTTGCAGTGGGAGGAGCTTCTGTCATCTGGTTGGCGTGGAGGTGATGATCACCTTGGTGCTGCTAATGATACTGCAGTGTAA